The Patescibacteria group bacterium genomic interval CTCGGATTAAAGTAGTCATTTAGGCATTTTTTGTTTAAATTTAGATAATTTTTGTGGTTATTCTCTAACTTTTTAGTAATTTTTTGGCATAAAAAAGCCGACCAGGCAAGCTGGTCGGCGTAAGGTGCTGATTGTTTATGAGCCGAAGCCGTTGGCGTCGGGCCCTTTTGGTTTGCTCCGTCCCGCCTTCCGCGTCATCCTCGTTTTCTTCGGGCCGTCTTTCGATTCCCCTTCCGGCTTATCAACGGGTTGCTCTGGGGGTTGCTCCGGGGCGGGATCGGCGGTAGCAGCAGCGCCGTTGGCGGTAGCAACAGCCTGGCCGGCCGGAATGTTTTTTACCGTATCAGTTCGCTCGTAAGCGGTTTGATCTTCCGGACAGCTTTGTAACTGATCCCTTATTTCGTCATAATCCCTCTGTAATTCGTTAATCATCGTTTGCAGCTTCTCATTGTCTTCCCGTTGCTTTTTTAGAGTCAACTGGTACTCGCGATACTTGCGATAGGAGAATAAGGAAACGAAGTAAGCAACGATGATCGGCAATATCAGCCACCACGAGAAAAGTAACAGAATAAGCAATAAGCTGGCCATCCCTAGGGCCAGACCGGCAACCATACCGTGGATTATTGCGCCCATTAAACAGACAAAAATTGCGCCTAACAGACTACTGATAACACCGTAGCCAAGCTCCATTTCAATAGACTTAATAACGGCTTTAGCATTCTCTTCTCTGTACTCTTGGTATGTCGGGATAGGGAACCCCTTAATCTTTTTGGTGATGTTTTTTTCCCATAGGTAACTCCATAGATAATCATGCGCATGGAGACATTCCATCCACCACTGGGGCGGTAACCAGAGAACTTTGAAACTCCACCAGTGGTCGTGTCGTTGTTTGATGCTATTAACCAGGACTATGACCGGTATGGTCGACCAAGTAAAGAGCGTTAATGAGCCTATCAATATTCCGATGTAGAGAGAGTGCCAAAGGCAAAGAGTGAGCAGAGTGTTCATTGTTCGTCCTTTCCTGTTGGGGGCGGTGTTTCTTTTTTCTTTTTCGTTGTTGGCTGTTTTCTGGTGTGCGTTGGTTTGTTCTTTGGCTTATTATCTAGCGTCTTTTTGGGGGTATCCGCTCGTTTCTGTCTCGGTGGTCCTATATTCTTCGCACAAACATTGGTAACAGCGGTAGTTTGATCAGTCGTATTAGCCTCTGTTTCTTCTAATCGTTTGCGCAAATCATTAACGCAGTCACACATTCTTTCGCTCATAGCTATCAGCTGGTTCATAGTTGTCAGATTCTCGTCATATCTTTTTTTCTTTTCTTGGATTGATTGACATTTGTGATGAAAAAATCGGTAAATGAGATAGGTAATAATGATCGGAAAAGTCAGCCACCATAGATAGCCCAGTAACAGACTGGCCGTCACCAAAGCCAGACTGACGGCCGTGCCGCAGGTTACTGCTATTATCAGACAAGAGAGAAGTACGGCGAAAAATCCGTCAATGACCTCGTCTTTCGTTACCTCATTGATAGCTCTAATTATCTCCTTAGGTCTTGCGTTAGCGTACGTTTGGTAGGTTCTGATATCACCAATTATCCAAGGGAAACAGTCTATTATGTAGTCGATGGCATAAAAGCAGGCCATCCACCACCATGGAGGTAACCAGTCAACCTCGAAAGGTCGTCGGCGGTTATGACGTTGTTTGATACCATTGACCAAGACTATGGTTGGGAGAACCGAATAAGCAAAAAACGTCAATGCGGCTACTAACGTGCCGATGTAAAAGATAGTTAACGCGTTCATTGTTCGTCCTTTCCTGTTGGGGGCGGTGTTTCTTTTTTCTTTTTCGTCTTCGCTCTCGGCCTTCCGGCGCGCGTCGGCTTTTTTGGGTTTGGGGAGGCGTTGGTTGTTGCAATTGACGTTGCTATAGCGAACAGCGCTGATTTCAATTCTATAATCTCCTCGTCAATAACCTTTTGCCTAAGCTGATAGCTTTTGATAGCGCGCCAAATAATGTAAGCAACTCCGCCGATCAGCCATAACCACCAAGTGTATTTGAGTAGTAAGCCGATTATCGAAACAATCATAAGCAGTAATGTGCCGAATGAAAACAAGAGAAGCCAGGTGCCAGCCGCGACCATTGCCGGGAGTAATACTCCTAATACAAACGTAATAAAAATCATTGCACTAAGTGAGATATCCAGAGGGTGCTCATTAAGCAGTCTCTTTTTACCGCATTCTACCCAGCCGTCCAGCGTCTCATTGAAATTATCTTTGACTCCCGAGGTGAAAAGAATAATGTAGTAATAAATAAAAGCATGATAAGCGATTAGCCAATCGGGTGGTAGCCAAACAGCTTTATAATCTTTCCGACGGAATCGGCATTTGGCGCCGTTTACGATAATAACCAGTAAATGGATGAAAAAGGCTGAAAAAATGGCAAAAAATGCCAGTTCGGTGCCAAGCCGTACCAGATGATCAAAGTATAACGAAAAAGTCCAACTAATTGCTAAAAGTAACATTTCCATGATGTTCTCCTTGCCTTTTATGGCTGTTTTGGTTTGCGCAGTAATGTTTTTAAGTTTTGAATGTGCCGATCTTCGTACCACAATATCATATAAGCGGTGAAAAGTCAATGGTTAGTGGAGAAGTTGGGGAAAAGTCAGCAGTTTCATTATATAAGTCAGAAAATAAAGGAATTGGGAGACAGAAGCTATTTTTTGATTGATCTGTTTGGTTTTTGTCGACAAAGTTATAAAACTTGTTTAAATTTAGGCAAATTATTCATTAATTTTGTCTTGCCGCGTGCTTATTTATCCGTATATTTTCTATTTTTTTATTTATCTCTTGACATTGTATAAAAAATAACATATAATTGTAGACATCTGACTGACACCGTTGAATAACTGAAGATTCGGCTTTGCAGAGCCAAAATTCAGCTTAGTTTGTCTCTTTAATCCATAAATGCCGGAGGGCATATTGGAAAGGAACAATAATATGAGATTAAACATCACCAATAATTCTTCTCCAAGTCAAACGGACTAACCTTTTTAGTGTCCGCCAGAACCGCTTGGAGAAAGCGGTTTTTTTGTTAGCTTCCGAATCCGATCGATAATGGAATTTATCGCTCAAATTGCGGAAGTTAATGTCAAATATCCTGAACCTGGGAACATTGACAACTGAATAGTGTATAGTAAAGAAATGGGTAATTTAATGTCGCGCCAAAATTTATGGGCGTGGCAGCGAATTGCAATTATTAATGAGTACATACTTTTAGTATTTTAGTAATAAAATACAAAATAAGGAAAAACTCTTTTTAAGAGTTATCCAGATTCTTGCGATTAAACATTAAGGGCGAATGGTGGATGCCTAGACATCAAAAGGCGATGAAGGACGTAGCAGCCTGCGAAAAGCTTCGGGGAGGTGGCAAGCAACCTTTGATCCGGAGATATCCGAATGGGGAAACCCGGCGCGGCAAACCCGCGTCATTTGTGACTGAATTCATAGGTTACAAACGCAAACCCAGCGAAGTGAAACATCTCAGTAGCTGGAGGAAAAGAAAAAATTGAATCCTTAGTTCCGTTTTCTGCGTAAGCAGAACACGGATCTATGGATTGCATTCCGCGAGTAGTGGCGAGCGAAAGCGGAGCAGCCTAAACCTTAGCAGTGTTGACGGTGTGAAACTTTTCCCGCAAGGGGAAGGCGTAGCGCCGGCATAAAGGAGTGCCCGTTGCTGCTTTGGGGTGATGATTATAACTTTCGGATTGCACTTATATCCGAGCGGAATAAAATTTTTAGCGGAACGGTTTTGGAACAGCCGGCCAAAGCGGGTGAAAGCCCCGTACGCGAAAAGAATCGTACTTCCGTCGTTATAATCTAGAGTACTACAGGACTCGTGAAATCTTGTAGGAATCCGCCATGACTATATGGCAAGGCTAAATACTTTTGATGATCGATAGCGAACAAGTACCGTGAGGGAAAGGTGAAAAGCAGCCCGGTTAGGGCGATGAAATAGTATCTGAAACCATTTGCTTACAAACGAGTCGGAGTCCAAGGTCGTAGCAATACGAATTCTGGATGACGGCGTTCCTATTGAAGAATGAGCCAACGAGTTTATTCTGCGTTGCTTGCTTAATCCCTTCGGGGAGAAGGCATAGTGAAAGCGAGGATTAATAGTCCGAACAATTGTAGCGCGGATAAGACCCGAAACGAAGTGATCTATCCATGGCCAGGGTGAACCAGATGTAACAGTCTGGGAAGGCCCGAACCCACAAGCTGTGCAACACTTGGGGATGAGCTGTGGATAGCGGAGAAATTCCAATCGAACTTCGTGATAGCTGGTTCTCCTCGAAATAGCTTCAGGGCTAGCTTCGAAAATAGACCCGGGGGTAGAGCACTGAATGAGGACAGGTCCGCAAGGTTACTGTCTTCAATCAAACTCCGAATACCGGTAATCTTTATTTCGGAAGTCAGACTATGGGCGCTAAGGTCCATCAGTCAAAAGGGAAACAGCCCAGATCGCCAATTAAGGTCCCTAAATCTATGTTAAGTGTAAAAGGTGGTATCAAGACCGCGACAACCAGGAGGTTGGCTTAGAAGCAGCCATCCTTTAAAGATAGCGTAATAGCTCACTGGTCAAGTTTTCTTGCGCCGAAAATGTATCGGGGCTAAACATAGTACCGAAATTGCGAATTCTATATTTATATAGAGTGGTAGAGGAGTGTTCTTAGCGGAACGAAGCCGTAGCTGTGAGGCGCGGTGGACTGCTAGGAAGTAAGAATGTTGGCATAAGTAGCAAGAATCTAGATGAAAATTCTAGACACCGTAAATCCGAGGTTTCCTGGGCAACGAGAATCGACCCAGGGTTAGCCGGTCCTAAGACGAGGCCGAAAGGCGTAGCCGATGGACGAGCAGGTTAATATTCCTGCGCTGGCTTGATTTTCCGAAGGAGTGACGCATCAGGGGAGATATATCGTCCTATGGCTATGACGATGACGTTAGTAGTTGTGATCGGTAGGCAAATCCGCCGATCATTAAGCAACGAATACGCCAGCAGAGGAAGCCGCAAGGCGGACTCAATTATATTAAACCGAGTGCCATGAAAAACTTCTAGGGCTAAGATCAAGGCAACCGTACTTAAACCGACACAGGTGGATGAGGCGAGTAGCCTCAGGTGTATGAGAGAAACTTCGCTAAGGAACTCGGCAAAAAATCGGCCGTAACTTAGGGATAAGGCCTCCCCAAATTTATTTGGGGCGCAGCTAAAGATGTCAAGCGACTGTTTACCAAAAACTTAGGTCCCTGCTAAAGCGCAAGCTGATGTATAGGGGCTGATGCCTGGCCAGTGTCTGAACGTTAAGAGGAGAGGTCAACCGGTTTACCGGGGCAGCTTTGAATTGAAGCGCAGATGAACGCCGGCCGTAACTATAACGGTCCTAAGGTTTTGCATCGGAAGCATTCGGATGCAAAAGGACTGGGACCGTTATCTATTAACGCTACCTCTTCTTATAGTAATATAAGAATGGTCCAAAAATACTTAGCCATATGCTGGGAAAATCGGCAAAACTATGGTAAAATTATACCATAGAAAATAACTTAATTTATGCCGATTAATCAGCAGGAAAGGCTAAAATTCGAGCATTGGATAGTTGGTTTTACTGATGGCGAAGGCTGTTTTTCAGTCAGCATCATCAAGAATCACACTACCAAGTCAGGATGGCAGATTTTTCCTGAATTTGTGATTACACAGGGAGAAAGAAGTCTTAAGGCGCTGGAAAAAATTAAAAAATTTTTTCGGTGCGGTAAGATTTATATCAACCGTCGGAAAGATAATCATCAAGAGAATCTTTATCGTTATTGTGTAAGATCAGTCAGTGACTTATCTGAAATTATAATTCCATTTTTCTCCGCTCACCGGTTGCAAACAGCCAAAGCGGATGATTTCAAAAAGTTTATCAAGATAATAAAATTGATAAAACAAGGAAAGCATCTCAAAGAGAATGGAAAGATACAAATCGCCAGGATCATTGAACAAATGAACCGTCGAACGCCAGCTCGATTTTTAGAATCCCCAGAGACCAAACGCTAAGCATCCCATCGGGATGAAGATAGAGTCCTAAGAAAGGAAACTTAGAGCGAAATTCCTTGACGGGTAAGTTCCGTCCCGCACGAATGGCATAACGACTTGACAACTGTCTCAGCGAAGTACTCAGCGAAATTGCAAGGGAGGTGAAGATGCCTCCTACCCGTGGTTAGACGAAAAGACCCCGTGAAGCTTTACTACAACTTTGCACTGAATTGTGATCTAATATGTTTAGAATAGGTGGGAGCCTTCGGGCGCCAGTGAAATACCACCCTTATTATATTATAATTCTAACTTCCTCCCGTAATCCGGGAGAGGGACAGTGTATGGTGGGTAGTTTAACTGGGGCGGTTGCCTCCCAAAATGTAACGGAGGCGTTTACAAAGGTTGGCTAGCTCCGGATGGAAATCGGAGTGATAGCGCAAAAGCACAAGCCAGCTTTACTGCGAGACCTGCAAGTCGAGCAGTTACGAAAGTAGAATTTAGTGATCCGACCATTCAATGTAGGATGGTGGAAGCTCATCGGATAAAAGCTACTCCGGGGATAACAGGCTAGTCTGGTCCAAGAGTCCATATCGACGACCAGGTTCGGCACCTCGATGTCGGCTCGTCGCATCCTGGGGGTGGAGAAGCTCCCAAGGGTTTGGCTGTTCGCCAATTAAAGCGGCACGCGAGCTGGGTTCAGAACGTCGTGAGACAGTTCGGTCTCCTATCTACCATGGGCGCAGAAATTTGAGAAGGCCACTTCCTAGTACGAGAGGACCGGAAGTGACGAACCTCTAGTGTACCAGCTGTTCTGCCAAGGGCATCGCTGGGTAGCTACGTTCGGTTAAGATAAACGCTGAAAGCATCTAAGCGTGAAGCTGTCTTCAAGATTAGATTTCATTAAACCCCTTCGAGACGAGGAGGTTGATAGGTCGCAGGTGTAAGCGCAGTAATGCGTTCAGCCGAGCGATACTAATGGTTTAGTTTAATCGCAAGAATGGATAACACCCCGCTAACCGGTTTCCGGTTTGTCGGGACATGCGATTCGCTGTCACACCCATGAGTTTTGCGGCACAAGCCGCAACGATTCATAAACATTTCTTTACTGATTTAGCTATAGAATTTCCGTGGCTCTAGCGGGGGTGATACACCTGATCCCATCCCGAACTCAGCAGTTAAGACCTCCAGCGCCGATGATACTCCTTGTGGGGAAAGTAGGCAGCCGCGGGTATTGTGTAGCTAAATCGCCGTAACTGTCGAAAACCTCGACAGTTTTTTGTTGAATAAAAAAAGAGCGAATTTATTCGCTCTTGATAAAGTGCTGTTTGGGGTTATGATTTTGTTTCAATTTTACATAATTCTTTTATTGGCCCGATCACCTTATAAGCCGGTTTTTTTTGGTCCGGGATATTGGCCGCCTTTTTTGAAAGGGTGGTGATTCAGCCAGTAAGGATCTTCGGCTTGTAAAGGATCTTCGGCTCTCTCTTCAGATCTCTCTAGATCGTCTCTAACCGGTGGTTTACATCCTAATTGATCGGCGATTGAAGCATCCAACTGTTTTTGATGTTCTTTTTTTGCCTCCACTATCGCTTGTTTGGCGGATTCGGATATTGCAAAAAACGGGCAGCGGGTGACAGTCAGAGCAATATCAGCTCCTTTGCAAAGTTTGTATAATTTCTTAGCCACCGGGCAACCTTCCGGTTGGTCGGATTTCAAATCGTCGCAATTCAAACAAAGACATTCCTCTCGTCTAACTGATTCAGTAGTCGGATTGACCCAAACATTTTTGTTATAGTGTTGCTCTCTTGCTGGCTGTTCTTTCATAAGATTTGGTCTCCGAAGCGCATGTCGCTAGCGCGGTTTTTCTATCTTGTTATTGGATTAATCTAACCTCTTTCCCATGGTGATTTATTCCGCCTAAATCGCAATCCACCTCGCTGGCGTTCTTCATAGACCCTGGCTGATTTTTGGACTATTCTATATCTCTCTACTTCGCAGGCAGTTTCATAATCATTAAATTCTTCAATAGATTTAAAATTACTTTTCATTATAGCAATCGCTTCTTCTATTGTCGGGATAATCAAGCCATAATGGCCGATGGTTTTTTTGGTGAAATCAGGGTTGACTTCGTCCGGCCAGATCAGAATGACATAATGAACTGGTATGGTTCGTTTGATTTTCAGGTTAGAAATCGCAAGATCGGCATTCTTAGTTTTGCCGTCTTCGTAACCAATGAATAATCCTTCGCGACCCCTTACAATTCGTTCTTCATGGCAACGATAGAAATAACCAAGTTCCGGACCAATGCCCGGCATGGGAAATCCCGGCACCAGCGAAACCATCATCAGTGATTGCGCCAGTATAGCATCATTATGCGCTTGGTAGTCATCGCCTTTGTAGTCTTCCCAGTCATAGATCCTTAAAGCAGGAAAGGCGGCTTTAATTTGTGCTCGATAAGGCATTGGTGCGTGGCGATCCGACGGACCACCTAGGAAAATGTCGTATTCAAATGGCATGGCTTATTCTCCTTTGAGTCTTTCTTTATTACAATTTTATTACAGTGATTAGATTGTTGCAGAATTTTATGTAATTTTTAAGCATACCTGTTTATCTCATCTTCTTCCTCTTCTTCGGCAGTGGGCCCGCCACATTCAGTAACCGGCCCTTCGCATATAACACAGCCGCCGCCGTCATCAATGGGGATGCAATAATTTTCTGGTCGACAGCCGGCGCAGAGACAGAATTGGCCATAATATTCAGGATGCAGACTACTATCACAAGTAAACCATTCCATTATTAATTCGTCGGGAGTTTTCTTTTTCTTTTTATTTTTTCTTGGGCTCATCTATTACCTCCTTCCCAAGGTTTGTCAAGGTTCAGTCCTTGAATAGTAAAGGTTTAATCGGTTTTTGTCAATCTTGATTGTTTAGTTGATTTATGTTAATATAACCGCAGATCGCAGGTATCATATAACGGTTATTATCCCAGTTTTCCAAACTGGTGACAGGAGTTCGACTCTCCTTACCTGCTTGATTTAAAACCGCCCTTGGGGCGGTTTTTATTGTCTTTTGATTTATTCCCCCTTGACTGATAAGTATTTTTAGCCTAAATTGAAACTATATGGAAATAATCATCTCCTCGGCAATTTATGTCTTTTATGTCTTACTGATCATCGCGGCGGTAATCTTTTTTTGGGGTAACCAATTGTTTGGTTTGGTTATGTTCTCCCTGTTGTTTTTGAGCGCTTGCACCTTGATTTATTATTTGAGTCGCAATATTGACGGTGAACCCGCCATTTATATGAGGAAATTAATGATTTTTTCTTTTCTTGCGGGTTTGGCCGTAATGTTATATAATTTGGCCAAGCTGATATCATCTAATTATTTATAAAAATATATGACTGAAGAGGAAAAAATCCAATCCGCCCTGCCTCTTGACAATCAATCGGATAATCAGGGATCATCAGCTTTGCCGGTTGCCGATGTTATTGTTTCAACGGAGGAAGCGGTCTTGCCGGAAGCTAAGGCGGAAGCCGAAGGAGCAGAAGAAGCGATTACTGAAGAGTCAAAAGGACTAACCGAAACATTAGAGACAGAAGTATCTTCAGATGCGGAGAGTGGAGCGCCAATAATTGAAACCGAGAATCAGCCGGAATCGCCGGACAGCCCGGAAATGACAGAAGTGGTAATACCATCAGAACAGGTCAAGAAAGATGAAGAGCCTAAATCGGATCGGCCGCAACCGAAAACCATTATAGCTGCGGTGGTGGCCTTACTTATCGTTGTCGCAGTCGTTTGGTTGATTGTCAGTAGTATGAATCAGGATAAAACAGTTGACGGAGACGGAACGGTAAAAGTTTCTACAGCGCTGGAAAATGGCAAAGTTAGCATTATTGAAGAAGTGCCGGATGAAATCCAAGTCAATGTTACTAGCGATGATGTGCCGGTTTGGCCTAAGATAAAAATTATCGCCTATTACGGCAACACGGTCAGCAATCCCAATTCCAATGATTGCTCCAAGGTGGAGCCGTTGGAAAGGGAGGTTGATGATAAGTTTGATTCCAATATTGTGAATACGGTTATCGGCTTATTACAGCCGTTGTCATCCACGGATAAGGCTGCTGGATATTATTCCGCTATCCCCTTGGGAACTCGCTTAAAGTATGTTAAGATTGATGATGATGGCACGCTGGAAGTGAATTTTGATTCCCAACTTGATAAGGCTGCCGGTTCTTGCGCTGTTACCGCTATTAGAGCGCAAATCACCAATACTTTGATGCAGTTCGCTCAAATCCAGTCAGTCAGGATCTGTATTGATAGTAATTGTCAGCAAGATCAGATCCTTCAGCCATAATAGTAACTTGCTTTCGGCTCCCGCTATCTGTCGTGCCGGCGGGAGTCGTTTTTTGTTTGGCTTAAAACAGCAGATTATGTTATGATATATGAGTTAAGGGCTAATAAATTTATAAAGCCATAAGAATAATTTGCAATTTAATTTATATTTTTTCTATGCTTTGGTTGCCTATTACTATCCTTTCTTACGCCTTAAACGCTGCCGCTTTGGCAACGGATAAATTCTTACTTAATAAAAAGATTCCTAATCCAGCCGTTTATACTATTATTATTTGTTTTCTGGGTGTTTTGGCGTTAGTGCTTTTGCCGTTTAATTGGATGCCGCCGACTGGCTCGCAATTAGTTTGGGAGTTAATTTCCGGTTTTTTATTCGGCGCCGGAATTTATTTAATGTTTGTTGCTTTGAATAAGGGCGAGGCCTCGCGCATCATTCCCTTTCTGGGCGGTTTGCAACCCTTAATCGTTTTACCCCTGGCCTGGTTGTTTGTCGGCGAGTCTGTTTCCGGCAAATTCTTGTTGGCTTTTATTATTATTATTATCGGTACAGTATTAATCTCTTATGGCAAGGGCAAAGCCAACAAAACCGCTTATTACGCTGCTGTTTTTTCTGCCATACTTTTTGCCGTATCGTTGATTATTGCCAAGTATGCCTATAATTCCCAAGGCAGTTTCATTACGCCGTTTGTTATGACGCGCGTCGGTTCATTGATATTCGCTTTATGCTTGTTTGCCTGGCCGCGCAATCGCCGTGCTTTTTGGGCTGTGGTGCGTCATCCTCAAGGCCAGACTAGCGGGCTCTTGATTTTCGGGCAAGTTTCCGGCGCTTTAGCTTCAATTTTGATTAATTTTGCTATTGCCATTTCTGTCGGTGCGACCGCTATCATTAATGCTTTGCAGGGATTACAATATGCTTTCTTATTGCTTATCGTCATAGTGGTGCAGAAAATTTGGCCCGGCGTTCTGAAAGAAAGAATGACCAGTAAAATCATGTGGCAGAAAATTATCGCCACGGCTTTTATTATTGCGGGCTTGGCTGTTTTAGCCCTATAAAATAATTAGAAGTTTATTAAACATTATGATATTTTTTTTCCGTCGCCATTGGTTTTTACTAATAGTTTTTCTGATTTTTTTGGCTTTAGTCAGCGCCATAGCCGGCAGTTACTTTTTTGATTTTTCCCGAACACGAATGGAATGGGGCGTCACTTTTTCTTCAGTCTATGCGCAAACCGAACTGGGTTTGGATTGGCAAGCGGCTTATTTAGCCATTTTGGATGATTTGCAGGTTGATAACATTCGCTTGTCCGCTTATTGGAATCAGATTGAAGCAGTTAACGGCCGTTATGATTTTAAGGATTTGGATTGGCAGATCAATGAAGCGTCTAAGCGCCAAGTGAAAATAGTTCTGGCAGTGGGCCGTCGTCTGCCGCGCTGGCCTGAATGTCACGACCCTGAGTGGCTCAAGGATTTAAAAGCGATTGACGCTGAGGAAGCCCAACTTAAATTTGTTCAAGCGGTAGTCAACAGATATAAGGATAATCAGCAGATTAAGTATTTCCAAGTGGAGAATGAGCCGTTTTTGTCCACTTTCGGCATCTGTCCACCGCCCAACAGGTTGTTGTTGAAAGAAGAAGTCGCTCAAGTAAAGAAGCTTACGGCCAAGCCGATTTTGGTCACTGACAGTGGTGAGCTATCAACTTGGTGGTCTATTTCCCATGTTGGAGGAGAGATTTTAGGTACAACCTTATATCGCGTGGTCTATAATCCGCAGGTCGGTTATTTTCGTTGGTTTACTCCCCCGGCGTTTTATTGGTTGCGCGTTCAACTGATAAAAATATTGACGCCGATTCAAAAGGTCATTGTGGCGGAGTTGCAAGCAGAAAGCTGGCACAAGCCCAACATCAATTTGGCCCAGATGTCTTTGGCCGATCATAATCTGTCATTAAGCCTGAATCAGCTGAAAGAAAATATTGCCTTTACTCGTCGTGCCGGTTTTGACGAAGCGTATTTATGGGGCGCGGAATGGTGGTATTATATGAAAACAGGAAAGAACTATCCGGAATATTGGAATGAAGCAAAAAAACTTTGGGTCAAATAATATTTTTTCAGTTATTAATTCGTAATAGATTATTATGGGTTTAGCGGCAAAAATCGCTCAGAATACTTTTTGGCAAATCGTCGGCAAATTTGCCGGTACGGTTTTGGGTTTGATTACCATCGCCCTGATGACACGCTATCTGGGTCGTGAAGGATTCGGCTATTACACCACCATTATTTCTTTTTTGCAGTTTTTCGGCGTCTTGATTGATTTCGGCTTGCAGATGGCCACGGCGCAGATGCTGTCCCGTC includes:
- a CDS encoding EamA family transporter, whose protein sequence is MLWLPITILSYALNAAALATDKFLLNKKIPNPAVYTIIICFLGVLALVLLPFNWMPPTGSQLVWELISGFLFGAGIYLMFVALNKGEASRIIPFLGGLQPLIVLPLAWLFVGESVSGKFLLAFIIIIIGTVLISYGKGKANKTAYYAAVFSAILFAVSLIIAKYAYNSQGSFITPFVMTRVGSLIFALCLFAWPRNRRAFWAVVRHPQGQTSGLLIFGQVSGALASILINFAIAISVGATAIINALQGLQYAFLLLIVIVVQKIWPGVLKERMTSKIMWQKIIATAFIIAGLAVLAL
- a CDS encoding GerMN domain-containing protein; translated protein: MTEEEKIQSALPLDNQSDNQGSSALPVADVIVSTEEAVLPEAKAEAEGAEEAITEESKGLTETLETEVSSDAESGAPIIETENQPESPDSPEMTEVVIPSEQVKKDEEPKSDRPQPKTIIAAVVALLIVVAVVWLIVSSMNQDKTVDGDGTVKVSTALENGKVSIIEEVPDEIQVNVTSDDVPVWPKIKIIAYYGNTVSNPNSNDCSKVEPLEREVDDKFDSNIVNTVIGLLQPLSSTDKAAGYYSAIPLGTRLKYVKIDDDGTLEVNFDSQLDKAAGSCAVTAIRAQITNTLMQFAQIQSVRICIDSNCQQDQILQP